In the Besnoitia besnoiti strain Bb-Ger1 chromosome XII, whole genome shotgun sequence genome, one interval contains:
- a CDS encoding hypothetical protein (encoded by transcript BESB_023450): MTRPPVAPLNPRVDAVSTAFLPSVFFPAEEAGELHFESVSNSLRQRPVSSRPLSCVGRRAGSSHVIKPASTGGRDEQPSRVARQKRKADETPKKGGAFSEDFTREAMELYKGGGSSIDAAHAELRNGEEALAKARTRLVGSRAQNCAKRKLDLRKTLSPTVAQHDKTAFTAQNRTRLSCLSGEAGLRY; this comes from the exons ATGACCCGCCCGCCGGTCGCTCCCTTAAATCCCCGAGTCGATGCGGTCTCTACGGCTTTCTTGCCTTCAGTCTTCTTCCCTGCGGAAGAAGCAGGCGAGTTGCACTTTGAGAGCGTTTCCAactctctgcggcagcggccagTCTCCAGTCGTCCCCTCTCGTGCgtggggcggcgcgcaggctcGTCTCACGTGATCAAGCCTGCTTCAACTGGCGGGCGCGATGAACAGCCATCGCGCGTCGCAAGACAAAAGAGGAAGGCCGACGAAACCCCGAAAAAAGG AGGCGCCTTCTCGGAGGATTTCACACGAGAGGCCATGGAACTCTACAAAGGAGGAGGTAGTTCGATTGACGCAGCGCACGCGGAACTAAGGAACGGTGAGGAGGCCTTGGCAAAGGCTCGGACTCGTCTGGTTGGGTCGCGAGCCCAGAACTGCGCAAAAAGGAAGCTCGACTTGCGCAAGACACTGTCCCCGACAGTGGCACAGCACGACAAGACGGCCTTTACGGCTCAAAACAGGACACGATTATCGTGCCTCTCAGGAGAGGCGGGCTTGCGGTATTAG